The genomic region CTGCACCTTTGATTTGCAGTTTTAAGCTTTTTTCGGAGTGTATCGACCTGTTCTTCAAGCTGCTGTATTCTCCTCCTCTGATGAACAGTATCTTCCACGGTGTAATTGTGATCACAAATCACCGCAATGTGGTTGGGTGGATACGATGGAGGCATTAGTAATTCAATAGCAGGGTCCACTTCAGGAACTGTAGGAACTTGAGGCAGAGCACTCATGGGCTCATTTTTAAGAGATGAGCGATTCTATAGTAAATAAAAACAGGAATACAAAattgtttgtgaaaatattttacattacatacCATTATAATCTCAGCATCAGGCTGTTAATAAAACAGGAAAAtgtatgatatagatatatatatatatatatatatatatatatatctattctaatactatacacacacacactggaatagATTACATTCACACATACTATAGTATGCAATAGACAAGCAAGTAGAAGATAGTACGGTTGCTCTGATGATGTAGAAGGGGTGTTGATATGTACACAAAAGTATTAATCTAGTATATGTTGGGTACcacaaaataaagataccaagattaaGAGGTAAATTCAATATCAGAAAAAGAAATTGGtacgtttttttaaattgtgcacatTGTGCACATTCATTAGTTTAATATTGACTTCTGTTTCCCTTAGAGACACAAAACCccacattttcttccatgattgaAATATCCTGTATTAaaaagaatacctaagtaggcttaggagcagcaattccctactgggtgctagctgctgattagtggcgaCACCCATGTGCCTCTTGTCgctgtctcaccagatgtgttcaactagatccaagaagtgcattgctactctggaaCTGACTAACTCCTTAGTAAGGGATAAACAAGCAATAATGCAAtactaaaatgttctaacacattaaagggaaattaaacaccaaAAAGAACCAAGTGCGGGCGATTTACTGAGAGTCTATCTTGATAAAGCTTTATAGAGAGCGAAACGTGTTTATCATTGTGACTGTTTTTGAGATTGAAACTTGTGGCATTTGCACCTGTTTACTTTGGAACAACTGTTCTTGGATTTGTTAACCCAGGTTACTATTGCATTATCACTCATCACCTTATCACTTCAATTTTTCATCTACTAAGGTTACATATCCCCTGCGTGCAGAGCATTAAGTGCAGGATGTTTTAAATGTACCCCTTTGGAGAAAATAACTACTAAGCGATCTTGATAAACCTCGCTCTCTGAGTCTACAATAGGAACGATCACTCGGAACTCcgcaggtgacgtcagacgccaagacacatgcggcgcatCTGAATCACTGAGTGAAACAAAGAGAGTCCTATGTAACAGCTCCATCTAAGAAGTTAAAGTAACTTGAATCATTCGTGTCTCCCAAGGTAAACTTCAGAATAATACGTGCCGAAATAGGCAGAAAACCATTCTAATAACCACGATGAACTGAGTTTATGGTAGTAAAATTCTCACTTGGCAAATGTGGCGATAAATatcattgacttttttttttttttctttcccagcagcttagtgctcccccatcctcagactgcccaatttgtgtttatttttccaCTCCTCCTATACTGTGTTTCAattgtaatatctgctatatatatattttaagtcagGTTGTTAGCTTATTTGATTCTGAGGACAGATTAGCTAACTCTATATAGATTTTATTAATTTTAGGGGAGACATCCCCGTAGGTTGCAGATTATTTATcaatttcattttattacattCCATGTGTTTAGCTGGATATTAGGATATAATAAATTTGTCTTAATTTATATTGTTTATCCTCGCATTTTTATATTATTCATTTCACTTACCTCTGGATATACAAATATCCTTGTTTTTATCACACCATCTTGTACTCACCTTTTTCTTAACATATTATTAACGTTAACAACTTATTAATTTTATCAAATACATCAATGTCTTAGGTTTGTCTGTCAATTTAATGTATTTGGCACCAGAGCACttttaagaaaaattattattattttttgcacacTATTTACCAGCGAAAGCATATACACTAATTATTTATATAATACTTATATTGGATACATTTAGCTTTTCCTAGCACCCTTACTCCCACcccttatcacatactttttctgAAAAGAACAAAGGATCTTTTCCTTTTGTAAGGAGTTTGGTATCCCACATATCCAGCGctctactatatacacacacacaccatgtattttttaaagtttcattagctgttaaaatattggacaaaataaagtaaagttttagtatctataaaacaatgggagctgccatgttgtaacttaggttactttctctgcggtggccaattagggacaattgtaaataggtcacttgagtgtgccaatggctgtgtggaatacaacagtgttctgcatttgtaacaggaactgaaaagctcacaatttgagaatgaaatttcatgaaaaggggacaaaataaataatgaaagtatatatatgatttaacattttatattatcatctcaaagtgtttaatgtccctttaaaggaccagtaaatacggtatatttgcataaacaacaaatgcatgataaatggaattacaggaaagtatattgcagaggtttttttttatatataggatttatcattttatattaccatctcaaagtgtttaatgcccctttaaagcattttctttttgcatgttcAGTATTAAGAAGGGGTATAACTAGAGTAAAGGCTGAGGCAGGTCTTCCTAATTAAATAATGGCCTTTCTGGCGGGTTAGCAATAAGAGCTGCTTCTCTGCGACAAAGTAATCCTTCCCCCTTAGTTCACACCAGAGGATATGCACTTGTGCAGCACTTCCTGTACAAAAACACGGAGGGCCATCTTGGAAAccttgccaccatatttgtaaaggcaaatctatACACTTTCAGTACACGGTGAGCCCTGTTTTGCAGAGGTGCACATATAAAGGCTTGACGTAGTGCAGGGGGAACCCAGGCACAACCAGGCCCCCCTGAAGGAAGTTCCTACACATTTAAGGGCTTTTTCTGGTCCTTCAAACATAGTAGAAGGGTATTTAACAAAGTATCAAAAACAATATTCATTAGCAATAAGAATGCTATCACTTTATATATGCCTATGTTGCTATTAGTATTGTGCgtttgtattattatattattgccaATTTCATCTGTAAGTAATATAAAGTGGCATGCTATGCTGAGGACTTTAAATGCCATACCTGAGCGTTTCCGTCTGTGTAAGAAAACATTGTTGGGACAGCATTATCTTTAAGAAGCTTATTGTTGCACTCTCTTTTAAAGCAGTCAGATGTAAAGTGTTCTGAGCAGATGCTACTGTACTTGGTTGGTTTAAAGTCTACTCTTCTTACAGCTGCTTCCCATTTCTTGCAGAGAAGAGGTCGAGTAAGCGGAAACCTAAAAagtaataaattaagtttaaaaaCAGTCTGGGAATCTGCCAAAGGATGTAAAATGGCAGGGCTATATGGGTATAAAATGAAATGTTGAAAACATCtgttaaaataaattctaagaatACTTTACAGCAGAGTAATTGCAGGTTATATGAGTTTTGACCAcaaatactgaaagtttctatagtaCTGCCCTCAGAATAAATTGCATTCAATGtgcatgaaaaaaatacattttttactttccattaccataaacttcaatggagagcacagacgaaaaacctaaaaaaaaataaaaatatagtattaCCCGTGCATTAACCCGACAGGTCCTGCACATACCAAATTTTTTTATTGTGTGggcgtgcgtatatatatatatatatatatatatatatatatatatatatatatatatatatatatatatatatatatatatacacacgcctcactttacagtgcttcgctaatacagcgctttgtggagctgaagttcaacctctaaggattttgaaacagtgctgtgatcatcgtgagattgcgagaaaagtgactggcaccattttgttatgcttatttcactctgtttacagctttacagtgcaatctgtgtctcagtgctatagtctggcaaattttactacagtaattgccactattttacaggtacagtatttattgaatactaattgaatactgtgccgTGCTAGACTAAgagtagcactattgcacccccaatatatgttagttcaaacatgtttttaagtttttaaacacactggcaagtgaaaagaaagctaaaactgcctcgtttcactttaaggcggttttcactttacagcagggctctggttcctaacccgctgtatgagcggggtatatatatatatatatatatatatatatatatatatatatatatatatatatatatatatatatatatatatatatatatatatatatgtatgtatgtgtgttttgcgctttaggtctaacgtgaagaattacaaaactttgaaattacaaaaatttgaaatattaaaaagtagGGGCTACCGATTATCAGAGCGGccgatattcagatattcctgttTTTATAGAAACTTgccgatatggagcaaatcaaaagtaatttagctctgtgtattTTAGGGAAACAATGTTTTAAGTGACACAAACCATCTATGTTGGTTAATGCAAATCCATCTACAGCCCTGTCAttggaacacctgggcttggattCTGTTATCAGATGTAGTGATGCACTACATATTTGTTTTGCAGCTTGATaagcacatataagctggacatagctagcgtctaataataaatagcaccgataacagagtccaagcccaggtgttcctgtagctggacttgcataaacaaacatatacgatttgtgaaatggaaaacgTGATCTTTaagtgtcacttaaaactacatacaCAGAGCTAAATAACTTGATTTGCTcgtaggggtcagcaatacataaaatcaatctgcttgctaattgctgtcagaaatagaacattatttattgcattctgatacattttacacatttgcaaagcATTTCACTAAAGCTGCAGTATTTGacgatttttaatttaaatattttattttgcccTTTGAtagacatagaatttttttttttttatagttcaggcacaacaaaccttgagtagaaagctatgcagtataggggACTAGTATTAATAtactctagcagtggataacaatgtataacatgtataaaactgccataataaacttatagtccactcctcagtaccagggaaggtatttgcaatacagtaaatatgagaatattaaaagataaagcaaataaataaatctagcactgatattccagcatgtcctttctttccctttcaagtgggaatatatatatatatatacatatacacacacacacaggtagccctcagtttacgccggggttaggttccagaaggaatggttgtaaatcgaaaccgttgtaaactgaaacccagtttataatgtaagtcaatgggcagtgagggagataggttccaggcaactctcaaaattgtcataagtaacctataatacattatttttaaagctttgaaatgaagactttaaatgctagacagcattataaacctaataaaataatcacacaacacaaaatatataattaaactaagttaaattaacaaaaacatttgctaaacagcattataaacctaataaaataatcacacaatacagactccacttgcatttttctgcaaacagttctttctatgcattccaatctggactgagttatagaccggaagatcttgttcctttgaaatctgctcaatagctcaggtctggttaaactgattaatttcagcttgcttggctttgctgcaacacaagcagacagctccacctactggctattttaataaatgcactgcttctcaatagcagtcacatgactggaaaaaaaggttgttattctgaaacagtgtaaattgaaccgttgtaaaacgagggccacctgtatatatatatatatatatatatatatatatatatatatatatatatatatatatatatatatatatatatataaataaaaacacttatctGTAAAAAGTGTACATGTAAGTGAGcatgtttttagtgaagtggcagcaatatatggaAAAAACAGAAGcagtttaacaggagaacatgctgaaatgttatgctttctgtaCTATAATGttgttctacttaaagggacagtaaaccttaaaaataatgttatataattctgcacatagtgccgaattatataacattatttaagtgctatagttctaaacggcttttttctctttaaatatgttaaaattacggcgcttttacagacccgctctctgctgagcgggtctgtaatattcagtcagcacaTCGGgcaagctgtatagtcacagcccggcccgaccgcgccatagcactaagtgcagctcgctcctgtcacaggagcgagctgcacttagtgctatggcgcggtcgggccgggctggagcgagctgcacttagtgctatggcgcggtcgggccgggctgtgactatacagctggcccgatgcgctgactgaatattacagacccgctcagcagagagcgggtctgtaaaagcgccgtaattttaacatatttaaagagaaaaaagccatttagaactatagcacttaaataatgttatataattctgcactatgtgcagaattatataacattatttttaaggtttactgtccctttaactgggagtATTGAATAAATTGTGTAGTGTTTatctttgcagtagtgacttaaatttaattgtataagtgtgcagtttaaaaaaaaaggtatttatgccatttttctatgttttaggaacctatttaataagttaatttccaAGCAGATATTTTCCCcagttgtttattaaaattttaaacattaaaagtaaacatgaagtttataccagatttgtgtacaaattgtgttgatttttcaaaactttaaaaagggTACAGAATATTGGCCTGTTACCGGCCTGAAAAGTGGCCAATAATCGGTATCAGCCAAGAAAAAACGATAATcggtctatatatgtgtgtgtgtgtatatatatatatatatatataaaaacaacatacatttCCTGTTTTATTAACAGCCCAATGCTAAGATTATAATGGTCTGCAATGTAAGCTATTTTCACAAGCATCTTTTTATTCCTGTTTTTATTTACTAtagaatcactatatatatatatatatatatatatatatatatatatatatacatacatacacacacacacacataaatatatatatatatatgtgtgtgtgttttgcgctttaggtctaacgtgaagaattacaaaactttgaaattacaaaaattttaaatattaaaaagtagGGGGCTGCCAATTATCAGAGCGGccgatattcagatattcctgttTTTATAGAAACTTgccgatatggagcaaatcaaaagtaatttagctctgtgtattTTAGGGAAACAATGTTTTAAGTGACACAAACCATCTATGTTGGTTAATGCAAATCCATCTACAGCCctgtcatggggggggggggtatggtagttggtaactgagctcccaggaacacctgggcttggattCTGTTATCAGATGTAGTG from Bombina bombina isolate aBomBom1 chromosome 2, aBomBom1.pri, whole genome shotgun sequence harbors:
- the THAP1 gene encoding THAP domain-containing protein 1, whose protein sequence is MVQSCSAYGCKNRYDKDRPISFHKFPLTRPLLCKKWEAAVRRVDFKPTKYSSICSEHFTSDCFKRECNNKLLKDNAVPTMFSYTDGNAQNRSSLKNEPMSALPQVPTVPEVDPAIELLMPPSYPPNHIAVICDHNYTVEDTVHQRRRIQQLEEQVDTLRKKLKTANQRCRRQERTLEKLEKEVNDFRMGGGYVILPSNYFEVFNEAEYKV